From Polynucleobacter difficilis, a single genomic window includes:
- a CDS encoding cell division protein ZipA C-terminal FtsZ-binding domain-containing protein produces the protein MGLEQITATLGLSELQFALGLIGIFLVVLVAIVNLRSARAKRQARKPIEPGFADATAQNFTGDRVEPGFSEAINTVVPDAPRFAIDPRIDCVINLRFENPIKGGEIISEVADWPRFGAHWIYEGLQADDPKGNWEPISMDAHYAELQLAIQLASRKGPIGVLELSDFCSRSQALAEVLGAQIDMPSVSTMIESAKELDAIAAESDIQLSINVAFDGKAKTRAELDVLMLERNFVLSKNNRSYEFFSNNQILFASNALDPDQPVTGISLLLELPLVAQEQMGFERMLAEGVALAEAMQGRIVDDNGVNLTENAVIAIRHHLDGLYSRLEQDGIAAGSATAARLFN, from the coding sequence ATGGGACTCGAGCAAATCACAGCGACGCTGGGTTTGTCAGAACTGCAATTTGCCTTAGGCCTGATTGGTATTTTCCTCGTGGTCTTGGTGGCAATTGTTAATTTGCGGAGTGCGCGCGCAAAACGCCAAGCGCGCAAACCAATTGAGCCTGGATTCGCTGATGCAACGGCCCAGAACTTCACCGGCGATCGCGTAGAGCCTGGGTTTTCCGAGGCCATCAATACCGTAGTTCCAGATGCACCTCGTTTTGCGATCGACCCACGCATTGACTGCGTGATTAATTTGCGATTTGAGAACCCCATTAAGGGTGGCGAAATTATCAGTGAGGTTGCAGATTGGCCTCGCTTTGGTGCGCATTGGATATACGAGGGCTTGCAAGCTGATGATCCTAAAGGCAACTGGGAGCCAATTTCCATGGATGCCCATTACGCCGAACTGCAACTCGCTATTCAGCTCGCCAGCCGCAAAGGTCCGATCGGCGTATTGGAACTCTCGGACTTCTGCTCGCGTAGCCAAGCCTTAGCCGAAGTATTGGGCGCACAAATTGACATGCCCAGTGTTAGCACTATGATAGAAAGCGCCAAGGAGCTTGATGCGATTGCGGCAGAAAGTGATATTCAGCTCAGCATCAATGTGGCCTTTGATGGTAAAGCAAAAACACGCGCCGAATTAGATGTACTGATGCTAGAGCGAAACTTTGTGCTTTCAAAAAACAATCGGTCCTATGAGTTTTTCTCAAACAATCAAATCTTGTTTGCCAGCAACGCACTTGATCCAGACCAGCCCGTTACAGGGATCTCCCTATTGCTAGAGCTTCCTTTAGTGGCGCAAGAGCAAATGGGTTTTGAGCGGATGTTGGCAGAAGGTGTCGCTTTGGCTGAGGCAATGCAGGGCCGCATTGTCGACGATAACGGGGTTAATCTGACCGAGAACGCCGTGATTGCGATTCGCCATCACTTAGATGGCCTCTACAGCCGCCTCGAGCAAGACGGTATTGCAGCTGGCTCCGCAACAGCTGCGCGCTTATTCAATTAA
- the dapD gene encoding 2,3,4,5-tetrahydropyridine-2,6-dicarboxylate N-succinyltransferase, translating into MSQSPQSVIEQAWDNRANLSAGDISTEIRNAVSAVIDGLNRGRIRVAERRSVGQWEVNQWVKKAVLLSFRLEDNKVMPAGGFTQFYDKVPSKFENWTEADFIEGGFRVVPPAVARRGSYIGKNAVLMPSYVNIGAYVGEGTMVDTWATVGSCAQIGKNVHLSGGVGIGGVLEPIQAGPVIIEDNCFIGARSEVVEGVVVEENSVLSMGVFIGQSTKIYDRETGQIHYGRVPAGSVVVPGSLPSADGKYSLYAAIIVKKVDAQTRAKTAINELLRD; encoded by the coding sequence ATGAGCCAATCACCACAAAGCGTTATCGAACAAGCCTGGGACAACCGAGCAAACCTCTCTGCAGGGGACATTTCCACTGAAATCCGCAATGCCGTCAGCGCTGTCATAGACGGCCTCAATCGGGGACGTATTCGCGTTGCTGAGCGCCGTTCCGTTGGGCAATGGGAAGTCAACCAGTGGGTTAAAAAGGCGGTTTTACTGTCCTTCCGCCTCGAAGACAATAAAGTCATGCCAGCCGGCGGCTTTACCCAGTTTTACGACAAAGTACCCAGCAAGTTTGAGAACTGGACTGAGGCGGACTTCATCGAGGGTGGCTTTCGGGTCGTACCCCCGGCTGTTGCACGCCGTGGCTCCTATATTGGTAAGAATGCCGTTTTGATGCCCTCTTACGTCAACATCGGCGCGTATGTCGGTGAAGGCACCATGGTCGACACCTGGGCAACCGTTGGTTCTTGCGCTCAAATTGGTAAGAATGTGCATTTATCTGGCGGTGTTGGTATTGGCGGTGTTTTAGAGCCAATTCAGGCTGGCCCCGTCATTATTGAAGACAACTGCTTCATTGGTGCACGCTCCGAGGTGGTTGAGGGCGTTGTGGTGGAAGAAAACAGCGTCTTGTCGATGGGCGTCTTTATTGGCCAAAGCACCAAGATTTACGATCGCGAAACCGGTCAAATTCATTACGGTCGTGTGCCTGCTGGTTCAGTAGTGGTGCCTGGGTCACTGCCCTCCGCAGATGGAAAATACAGCCTCTACGCTGCCATCATCGTTAAGAAAGTCGATGCTCAAACCCGAGCAAAAACTGCCATCAATGAGCTCTTGCGCGATTAA
- the radA gene encoding DNA repair protein RadA: MAKAKTIYVCNACGGSTPRWQGQCPACQAWNTLEESLSESTSTNARFQGLAQAVPRQKLSAIKAEDMPRLPTGVDEFDRVLGGGLVPGGVVLIGGDPGIGKSTLLLQALAEMSAAGVSVLYSSGEESAAQIALRAKRIVLAAPQLEVLAEIQLEKLLTTIDAARPQVVVVDSIQTVYSDALTSAPGSVAQVRECAAQLTRYAKSTGICMLMVGHVTKDGHLAGPRVLEHIVDTVLYFEGDTHSSFRLVRSIKNRFGAVNELGVFAMTEKGLKGVSNPSAIFLSQHAEMVPGACVLVTQEGSRPLLVEIQALVDTAHIPNPRRLAVGLEQHRLAMLLAVLHRHAGIACFDQDVFLNAVGGVKISEPAADLAVLLAIQSSIRNRALPKELIVFGEVGLAGEIRPCPRGQERLKEAAKLGFTIAIIPKANLPKSKIPGLRVIPVERIDEAISAANELS; encoded by the coding sequence TTGGCAAAAGCAAAAACCATTTATGTTTGTAATGCCTGCGGCGGCAGTACCCCGCGTTGGCAGGGGCAGTGCCCTGCATGCCAAGCTTGGAACACGTTAGAGGAAAGCCTTTCTGAATCAACCTCCACGAATGCCCGCTTTCAGGGTTTAGCGCAAGCTGTACCCCGTCAAAAGTTATCGGCCATCAAGGCCGAGGATATGCCGCGATTGCCAACTGGCGTAGATGAATTTGACCGCGTCCTCGGTGGCGGTCTAGTGCCTGGCGGTGTTGTCCTGATCGGCGGTGATCCGGGTATCGGAAAATCGACACTATTGTTGCAAGCCTTGGCAGAAATGAGCGCTGCTGGCGTTTCCGTTTTATACAGCAGTGGCGAAGAATCGGCTGCGCAGATTGCGCTGCGAGCAAAACGCATTGTCTTGGCTGCTCCGCAGTTGGAGGTTCTTGCAGAGATCCAACTCGAAAAATTATTGACTACCATTGATGCCGCCCGCCCCCAAGTGGTCGTGGTGGATTCCATTCAGACGGTTTACTCCGATGCTTTAACTTCGGCGCCGGGTTCAGTTGCACAGGTGCGTGAGTGCGCTGCGCAGCTTACCCGCTATGCTAAATCCACTGGCATTTGCATGCTGATGGTGGGGCACGTGACCAAAGACGGTCATCTTGCTGGCCCGCGGGTGCTGGAGCACATTGTCGATACCGTGCTTTACTTTGAGGGTGATACCCACTCATCATTCCGTTTAGTGCGCTCGATTAAAAATCGCTTTGGCGCAGTGAATGAGCTTGGTGTATTTGCCATGACCGAAAAAGGCCTGAAGGGCGTCTCTAATCCATCGGCCATCTTTTTATCGCAGCATGCGGAGATGGTGCCGGGTGCTTGCGTGCTTGTTACCCAAGAAGGTAGCCGTCCCTTATTGGTTGAAATTCAGGCCTTAGTAGATACCGCCCACATTCCCAATCCAAGGCGCTTGGCAGTCGGCCTCGAGCAGCATCGACTGGCTATGTTGCTGGCGGTATTGCATCGCCACGCGGGGATTGCCTGCTTTGATCAAGACGTCTTTCTGAATGCGGTGGGTGGTGTGAAGATCTCTGAGCCGGCGGCTGATTTAGCTGTGCTCCTGGCAATTCAATCGTCGATTCGGAATCGCGCCTTGCCGAAAGAGTTAATCGTATTTGGTGAGGTGGGTTTGGCGGGAGAAATCCGCCCTTGTCCACGCGGTCAAGAGCGCCTCAAAGAAGCCGCCAAACTCGGCTTTACGATTGCCATCATTCCGAAAGCCAATCTACCCAAGAGCAAAATCCCCGGCTTGCGCGTCATTCCCGTGGAGCGTATTGATGAGGCTATCTCTGCAGCTAACGAACTCAGTTAG
- the dapE gene encoding succinyl-diaminopimelate desuccinylase: MSAAIELTKALIACRSVTPADGGCQDLIAARLKELGFHTESVVGGPSDFQVTNLWAIKKGTQGDAGKVLMFAGHTDVVPTGPLEKWESDPFTPTIRGDYLYGRGAADMKTSLAGFVVATEEFITSNPEHAGTIAFLITSDEEGPANDGTVVMCERLKERGQRLDYCVIGEPTSVNQLGDMIKNGRRGSLSGKLHIKGIQAHIAYPHLGENPIHLSAPAIQALVSTEWDQGNRYFQPTSFQISNIHAGTGANNVIPGELTIDFNFRFSTESTPEQLRQRVESILTEAGLTFSIDWVLGGSPFITGDEALASALRKAIQDETGVVTELSTTGGTSDGRFIAKICSQVVEFGPINATSHKVNESVCAEDIVPLKNIYKRVLEQLIA, encoded by the coding sequence ATGAGCGCAGCGATTGAATTAACCAAAGCCCTGATTGCCTGCCGTTCGGTAACACCAGCTGATGGCGGCTGCCAGGATTTAATCGCTGCTCGCTTAAAGGAGTTGGGCTTTCATACAGAAAGCGTGGTGGGCGGTCCCAGTGACTTTCAGGTGACCAACCTGTGGGCAATCAAAAAAGGCACGCAAGGTGATGCCGGCAAAGTATTGATGTTTGCCGGTCATACCGATGTGGTTCCTACCGGCCCTTTGGAAAAGTGGGAGAGCGATCCATTTACTCCCACCATCCGCGGCGATTATTTGTACGGCCGCGGCGCAGCTGATATGAAAACCTCCCTCGCCGGTTTTGTAGTGGCAACAGAGGAGTTCATTACCTCCAATCCGGAGCACGCCGGAACGATTGCTTTTTTAATTACCAGCGATGAAGAAGGTCCAGCCAACGATGGCACGGTGGTCATGTGCGAACGGCTTAAAGAGCGGGGTCAACGACTGGACTACTGTGTGATTGGTGAACCTACTTCAGTCAATCAATTGGGTGACATGATTAAGAACGGCAGGCGCGGCTCCCTGTCTGGCAAATTGCACATCAAGGGCATCCAAGCGCACATTGCCTACCCTCACCTCGGTGAGAACCCCATTCATTTATCTGCACCCGCCATTCAGGCGCTGGTGAGTACCGAATGGGATCAAGGCAATCGCTACTTTCAGCCGACTAGTTTTCAGATCTCTAATATTCACGCAGGTACTGGCGCCAATAACGTCATTCCAGGCGAACTCACCATCGACTTTAACTTCCGCTTTTCAACCGAGAGCACGCCTGAGCAATTGCGTCAGCGGGTCGAGAGCATTCTGACCGAAGCCGGCCTGACCTTTTCGATTGATTGGGTTTTAGGAGGCAGCCCCTTCATTACTGGGGACGAAGCATTGGCGAGCGCGCTGCGCAAAGCGATTCAAGATGAAACCGGTGTTGTCACTGAACTCTCCACTACCGGCGGCACGAGCGATGGCCGCTTTATTGCCAAGATTTGTTCTCAAGTAGTGGAGTTTGGGCCGATCAATGCGACGAGCCATAAAGTGAATGAGTCCGTTTGCGCCGAAGACATTGTGCCGCTCAAGAACATTTACAAGCGCGTGCTTGAGCAGTTAATCGCCTAA
- the prmB gene encoding 50S ribosomal protein L3 N(5)-glutamine methyltransferase, which produces MDPEPQSQSNTIATVEQSIDRLAQHLDQAKLSYGHGAIDAQSEALWIISKQLQISPSDALEQLQAPLDHRLYDAALGVANERIQTRKPLAYILEEAWLMGVPFYCNEQSIVPRSWIAELITEGALEPWLPADGRALDLCTGNGSLAVLLALSCPDIHVSACDISAPALAVAARNLDRHGLSSHIELFHGDLWSPLPDPINENRFDLIICNPPYVNAASMRKLPAEYHAEPVLALAGGEDGMDLIRKIIGNAPDYLSERGALVLEIGNEVEHFHKAFPQIPVIWMDVSAGNEQVLLIQAEDLR; this is translated from the coding sequence ATGGATCCAGAGCCTCAGTCGCAGAGCAATACCATCGCCACCGTAGAACAATCGATCGATCGGCTTGCGCAACACCTCGATCAAGCTAAACTGAGCTACGGGCACGGCGCAATCGACGCCCAAAGTGAGGCGTTGTGGATTATTAGCAAACAACTTCAAATCAGTCCAAGCGATGCTTTAGAGCAACTGCAGGCACCACTCGATCACCGTCTTTATGACGCTGCCCTGGGAGTTGCCAATGAGCGCATTCAAACGCGTAAGCCATTAGCTTACATTTTGGAAGAAGCCTGGCTGATGGGTGTGCCCTTCTATTGCAATGAACAGAGCATCGTTCCCCGCTCGTGGATTGCGGAGCTGATTACTGAAGGAGCGCTTGAGCCATGGCTACCTGCCGATGGTCGCGCGCTTGATTTATGCACCGGTAATGGCTCCCTTGCCGTCCTGCTGGCGCTGTCTTGCCCGGATATCCATGTGAGTGCGTGCGATATCAGCGCGCCTGCATTAGCAGTAGCGGCACGTAACTTGGATCGTCACGGCCTCAGTTCTCACATTGAATTGTTCCATGGCGATCTTTGGAGCCCTTTGCCTGACCCCATTAACGAAAACCGCTTTGACTTGATCATCTGCAATCCGCCCTACGTCAATGCAGCCAGCATGCGTAAGCTACCCGCTGAATACCATGCTGAACCCGTCCTTGCTTTAGCTGGTGGCGAAGATGGTATGGACCTAATTCGAAAGATTATTGGGAATGCACCGGACTACCTGAGCGAGCGCGGCGCGCTGGTACTTGAAATTGGCAATGAAGTGGAGCACTTTCACAAAGCCTTCCCACAGATCCCAGTGATTTGGATGGACGTCTCTGCAGGGAACGAGCAAGTTCTACTAATCCAAGCAGAAGACTTGCGCTAA
- the smc gene encoding chromosome segregation protein SMC yields the protein MQLKSIKLSGFKSFVDPTHFEMPGQLIGVVGPNGCGKSNIIDAVRWVLGESRASELRGESMQDVIFNGSGLRKPSGRASVELLFDNADGRAHGQWSTFAELAVKRVLTRDGSSSYYVNNQVVRRKDIQDIFLGTGMGPRGYAIIGQGTINRILESKPEELRVFLEEAAGVSKYKERRKETASRLEDTQENLVRVQDILRELEKQLERLESQATVAERHNLLQVEMKSQQQLLWFVRQTEAGKEQERHANGIRDTQVQLEEQTAKLRHAEAELEAMRTQQYALQDKVSEAQGELYQTNADVTQVEAEIRYVQEARQRLQQQTQDLQSQLQRWTVQETDAAQAQRSAEHELSLAAEQERNLQTQLASLQEQLPGREEAYQLAVTQLNAARDSVAAIDQRLASLTERAKAIALQLEESGARQARLETELAGMRKPDAIALQMALDRQVMAQRKVEETKARALEMQQRVPAADEARNQAQQQIQSANQDLAQTEAKLTALTALQASVQAQGKIGPWLESKGLKESKRLWQDLKVESGWETALESVLRERLAAVTGKNAEEAVALAKDAPPSRLAILLADELPASQINTPAEFTLLLSRIQSAGAPRVMQVLQEWLGAVFIANNLEDALRRREKLPVGATLVTQEGHLVSRVGVQLYAADSEQSGMLARAQEMESLEKQLKAQRLIQSELQGELDQCAANYQAAHQAAEQSRINAEHAVQEAHGFEVEQMQLTQAEEQYSQRAAQIQSEMAEISGQQQQFNSNGVQSQADLDQAQADKERLHLELESAQSNLTRSSEERETLRTNLRTAEMAAQEAAFATRSLQQRIADLQRDQSTARDQIIEIQDKYAASEQELAGLSDEAAQEKLQGLLLVRAEREAALANARTEQDALLHQLREADEGRLLIERSLQPMRDKVMDLQLREQAARLNFEQFATLLADAEADLTSLETRFSSDLKVGHLQSEVNRLNSEIQSLGPVNMAALDELASSRERKSFLDAQSADLNEAMQTLTDAIAKIDAETRDLLQGTFDQVNGHFGRLFPELFGGGHAELVMTGEEILDSGVQVMAQPPGKKNSSIYLLSGGEKALTAIALVFSLFLLNPAPFCLLDEVDAPLDDANTLRYAEMVARMSAKTQFVFISHNKITMEIAHQLIGVTMQEQGVSRIVAVDIASAVSMVEAA from the coding sequence GTGCAACTCAAATCAATCAAACTTTCTGGCTTTAAGTCATTCGTCGATCCCACCCATTTTGAGATGCCAGGCCAACTGATTGGTGTGGTGGGACCGAATGGATGCGGAAAATCCAACATTATTGATGCCGTTCGCTGGGTTTTAGGCGAATCCAGGGCCAGCGAATTGCGCGGCGAGTCGATGCAGGATGTGATTTTTAATGGGTCTGGATTGCGTAAGCCATCGGGTCGCGCTAGTGTCGAGTTACTGTTTGATAACGCGGATGGCCGCGCACACGGACAATGGAGTACGTTTGCTGAACTTGCGGTAAAGCGGGTGCTCACCCGCGATGGCAGCTCGAGCTATTACGTCAACAATCAAGTGGTGCGTCGTAAAGACATTCAGGATATTTTCCTGGGCACCGGCATGGGGCCACGCGGTTACGCGATTATTGGTCAAGGCACGATTAATCGCATTTTGGAATCCAAGCCAGAAGAGTTGCGGGTATTTTTAGAAGAGGCTGCAGGCGTTTCAAAATACAAAGAACGCCGCAAAGAAACCGCCTCGCGCCTTGAAGACACACAAGAGAATTTAGTACGCGTACAAGACATATTGCGCGAGCTGGAAAAGCAACTCGAGCGCCTAGAGAGTCAGGCTACGGTTGCAGAGCGCCACAATCTATTGCAAGTGGAAATGAAATCACAGCAGCAATTGCTGTGGTTCGTGCGTCAAACCGAAGCAGGTAAAGAGCAAGAGCGCCATGCCAACGGCATCCGCGACACACAAGTTCAGCTCGAAGAGCAAACCGCTAAATTGCGCCATGCTGAAGCCGAGCTCGAGGCAATGCGTACGCAGCAGTATGCGCTGCAAGATAAAGTATCCGAAGCACAAGGAGAGCTCTATCAGACCAATGCCGATGTCACTCAGGTTGAGGCAGAGATTCGGTATGTGCAGGAGGCGCGCCAGCGTCTACAACAGCAAACGCAGGATCTGCAGTCACAACTGCAGCGTTGGACCGTTCAAGAAACCGACGCAGCCCAGGCACAGCGCTCTGCCGAGCACGAGTTAAGCCTCGCAGCAGAACAAGAACGCAATTTACAAACCCAGCTCGCAAGCTTGCAAGAGCAGTTGCCTGGGCGCGAAGAAGCATACCAACTAGCTGTTACTCAGTTAAATGCAGCGCGTGACAGTGTTGCTGCAATTGATCAACGCCTGGCAAGCCTGACTGAGCGTGCAAAAGCGATTGCCTTGCAGCTGGAAGAATCTGGGGCGCGTCAAGCACGTTTAGAGACTGAATTGGCCGGCATGCGCAAGCCGGATGCAATTGCTTTGCAAATGGCGCTCGATCGCCAAGTGATGGCGCAGCGCAAGGTAGAAGAAACCAAAGCCCGTGCGCTTGAAATGCAACAGCGTGTTCCGGCGGCGGATGAGGCGCGTAACCAAGCGCAGCAGCAAATACAGTCAGCCAATCAGGATTTAGCTCAAACCGAAGCCAAGCTTACTGCTTTAACTGCGCTGCAAGCGAGCGTGCAAGCACAAGGAAAAATCGGACCTTGGCTTGAAAGCAAAGGCCTGAAAGAAAGTAAGCGTTTATGGCAAGACCTCAAGGTGGAGAGCGGTTGGGAAACGGCTCTTGAGTCGGTTTTGCGGGAGCGCCTTGCGGCGGTCACCGGCAAGAATGCAGAAGAAGCGGTTGCTTTAGCAAAGGACGCGCCACCGAGTCGCCTTGCGATTCTATTAGCCGATGAATTGCCTGCATCCCAGATCAATACACCTGCGGAGTTCACCTTATTGCTGTCGCGCATTCAGAGTGCGGGCGCACCGCGCGTGATGCAGGTATTGCAAGAGTGGCTCGGTGCTGTCTTTATTGCCAATAACCTCGAAGACGCATTGCGTCGCCGCGAAAAGTTACCAGTAGGCGCAACCTTAGTAACCCAAGAAGGCCATTTAGTTAGCCGAGTGGGTGTACAGCTCTATGCTGCCGACTCAGAGCAATCGGGTATGTTAGCCCGCGCTCAAGAAATGGAGAGCCTGGAGAAGCAGCTAAAGGCCCAGCGTTTAATTCAGAGTGAGCTGCAAGGCGAGCTTGATCAGTGCGCCGCCAATTACCAAGCGGCCCATCAAGCAGCGGAGCAGTCGCGCATCAATGCTGAGCATGCAGTTCAGGAGGCCCATGGGTTTGAAGTGGAGCAGATGCAGCTCACGCAAGCCGAAGAGCAATACAGCCAGCGCGCCGCACAAATTCAGTCGGAGATGGCTGAGATTAGCGGGCAGCAGCAGCAGTTCAATAGCAATGGCGTTCAGTCGCAGGCAGATTTAGATCAAGCGCAGGCCGACAAAGAACGCTTGCATCTCGAGTTAGAGAGTGCGCAATCGAATCTAACGCGCAGCAGTGAAGAGCGTGAGACTTTGCGTACAAACCTACGCACCGCAGAGATGGCGGCTCAGGAAGCAGCTTTTGCTACCCGTTCATTGCAGCAGCGCATAGCCGATTTGCAGCGCGATCAAAGCACGGCGCGCGACCAAATCATCGAGATTCAGGATAAATATGCTGCCAGCGAGCAAGAGCTTGCGGGTCTGAGCGATGAAGCGGCTCAAGAAAAACTGCAAGGGCTGCTGCTAGTTCGTGCCGAGCGCGAAGCAGCCTTAGCGAATGCCCGTACCGAACAAGACGCATTGCTGCACCAGTTGCGCGAGGCAGATGAAGGGCGACTCTTGATTGAGCGTAGCTTACAGCCGATGCGCGACAAAGTGATGGACCTGCAGCTGCGTGAGCAAGCCGCTCGCCTTAACTTTGAACAGTTTGCTACCTTGCTTGCGGATGCAGAGGCCGATCTCACTAGCCTCGAAACCCGTTTCAGTAGTGATCTGAAAGTAGGGCACCTGCAGAGCGAAGTCAATCGCTTAAATAGTGAAATTCAGTCACTGGGCCCAGTCAACATGGCCGCACTCGATGAGCTAGCGAGTTCGCGCGAGCGTAAATCATTCCTGGATGCACAATCGGCCGACTTAAATGAGGCGATGCAAACCTTAACCGACGCCATTGCAAAGATTGATGCAGAGACCCGTGATTTATTGCAGGGCACCTTCGATCAGGTGAATGGCCATTTTGGACGACTCTTCCCTGAGCTGTTTGGTGGCGGCCACGCTGAGCTCGTGATGACCGGCGAAGAAATCTTGGATTCAGGCGTTCAAGTGATGGCTCAGCCACCCGGCAAAAAGAATAGCTCTATTTACCTACTGTCTGGCGGGGAAAAGGCCTTAACCGCAATTGCCTTGGTTTTCTCCTTATTTTTATTGAACCCAGCACCATTCTGCTTGCTCGATGAGGTCGATGCGCCGCTCGATGATGCCAACACATTGCGCTATGCAGAGATGGTTGCTAGGATGTCCGCTAAGACCCAGTTTGTCTTTATCTCGCACAATAAGATCACCATGGAAATTGCCCACCAATTGATTGGCGTCACCATGCAGGAGCAGGGTGTATCGCGTATCGTGGCCGTTGATATTGCATCTGCAGTATCCATGGTTGAGGCCGCCTAA